One part of the Patescibacteria group bacterium genome encodes these proteins:
- a CDS encoding helix-turn-helix domain-containing protein, whose amino-acid sequence MRSDKLQAIKLRLSGKSYNQIHEILNIPKSTLSIWLKDVKLGKRAQLKIASRVNKLSITKLVERNRRQTILAKAKHQKIRLTANLEANHLSREPLFIAGTSLYWAEGYKKGWEKSKWKSIDFANSDPAMIRIIILFFQKYLKIEKKNIKIQIMGHEGDDIEKYKSFWHNLTGIPKENFFKTHTTLSKSSKKRISTKLRYGTIHLRINNVNAFFRLSGWVDALKTKFS is encoded by the coding sequence ATGCGTTCCGACAAATTACAAGCAATTAAACTCAGGCTTTCTGGGAAATCGTATAATCAAATACATGAAATTTTAAATATTCCCAAAAGCACCCTCAGCATCTGGCTAAAGGATGTCAAGTTAGGCAAGCGGGCTCAATTAAAGATAGCCTCACGTGTAAACAAGCTGTCTATTACTAAGCTAGTCGAGAGGAATAGGCGGCAAACGATTCTAGCCAAGGCTAAACATCAAAAAATAAGACTGACGGCAAACTTAGAAGCCAATCACCTATCCCGGGAACCATTATTTATCGCTGGCACTTCTTTATACTGGGCCGAAGGCTATAAAAAGGGCTGGGAAAAAAGTAAATGGAAAAGTATAGATTTTGCTAACTCTGACCCAGCAATGATAAGGATTATAATCCTATTCTTTCAAAAATATTTAAAAATAGAGAAGAAAAACATTAAAATCCAAATCATGGGCCATGAAGGCGATGATATTGAAAAATATAAATCTTTCTGGCATAATCTAACAGGTATACCAAAAGAAAATTTTTTCAAAACTCATACGACCCTAAGTAAATCTAGCAAAAAGAGGATTTCCACTAAACTTAGATACGGCACAATTCATCTAAGAATAAACAATGTAAACGCCTTTTTCCGCCTTTCTGGCTGGGTTGATGCTTTAAAAACAAAATTTAGTTAG
- the holA gene encoding DNA polymerase III subunit delta yields MIIFIYGADTFRSRRKLQELKDKFVKELDPGSSSLSSLAGPNMNLGNLNEAIATGSLFVKKRMVVIENVFSHKKKEIFKELLEYFKRLSVAQAQDEQTIIIFYDQELNTKDKPLPAAAKAFFVWLNQQKYVQEFKALNNEQLSQFVKNEFKLYGKKIGSRALEHLIALTGPDLWRLHQEINKLSHYQEGSEIKPEDIAKLVSNGYEENIFALTDAFSAKNKKLALALLEEQYLAGSSPEYLLNMLYRQFKILLQIKDALSKNLNQEKISQELKIHPYVVKKAIGTVKNFSLAELKNYLDRLLLIDYLNKSGQGDIKTEINLIIAEL; encoded by the coding sequence ATGATAATCTTCATTTATGGCGCCGATACTTTCCGTAGCCGACGCAAACTCCAAGAACTTAAGGATAAATTCGTTAAGGAACTTGATCCCGGATCAAGCAGTTTGAGCTCTTTGGCTGGCCCCAATATGAATCTGGGCAATCTTAATGAAGCCATCGCCACCGGATCTTTATTCGTTAAAAAAAGAATGGTCGTCATTGAGAATGTCTTTAGTCACAAGAAAAAAGAAATATTTAAGGAACTTCTAGAGTATTTCAAACGCCTGTCGGTCGCCCAAGCCCAAGACGAACAGACTATTATTATTTTCTACGACCAAGAATTAAACACGAAAGATAAGCCCCTACCGGCTGCTGCCAAAGCTTTCTTTGTTTGGCTCAACCAACAAAAATATGTCCAAGAATTCAAGGCTTTAAACAATGAGCAACTAAGCCAATTCGTCAAGAATGAATTTAAATTGTATGGCAAGAAAATCGGCTCTCGAGCTTTAGAGCACTTAATCGCTTTGACCGGTCCCGATCTATGGCGTCTGCATCAAGAGATTAATAAGCTGTCCCATTACCAAGAAGGGAGTGAGATCAAACCCGAGGATATCGCCAAGCTAGTTAGCAATGGCTATGAAGAAAATATTTTCGCCTTAACCGATGCTTTTAGCGCGAAAAATAAAAAACTAGCTCTAGCGCTTTTAGAAGAACAATACCTGGCTGGTTCTAGCCCTGAATATCTATTAAATATGCTGTATCGCCAATTCAAGATCTTATTACAGATAAAAGACGCTCTGAGTAAAAATCTAAATCAGGAAAAAATCAGCCAAGAACTCAAAATTCATCCTTATGTTGTTAAAAAGGCGATTGGGACAGTGAAGAATTTTTCTCTGGCAGAATTAAAAAACTATCTTGACCGCCTCCTGCTGATAGATTACTTGAATAAAAGCGGCCAAGGAGACATAAAAACCGAAATAAACTTAATAATAGCCGAACTTTGA
- the murI gene encoding glutamate racemase, with product MLKNSVKQKGSIGVFDSGLGGLTVLRHFLKVLPQYNYIYLGDNGRVPYGNKSQALIYEYTREAIDFLYHKGCRLIIVACNTASAQALRKIQQEYLPKKYPELKVLGVIRPLAEAAAQHKDFNRIGVIGTSSTVASKSYIKELKHLKPSLLVYQQAAPLLVPLIEEGWIHKNETTSILQKYLKNLKNKKIEMLILACTHYPILIKDIRKIMDKKCFVPDPGVIVAKSLKTYLQKHPELKLDKNKKAGRYFYTSDDPKKFLILGKRFLPREMKSAEKLSW from the coding sequence ATGTTAAAAAATTCAGTTAAACAAAAAGGAAGCATCGGGGTCTTTGACTCTGGCCTAGGCGGACTTACAGTGTTGCGCCATTTTCTAAAAGTCCTGCCTCAATATAATTACATCTACTTAGGTGATAATGGCCGAGTTCCCTACGGTAATAAATCACAGGCTCTTATCTATGAATATACTCGAGAAGCAATCGATTTTCTATATCATAAAGGTTGCCGTCTCATTATAGTGGCTTGCAATACCGCCTCGGCTCAAGCCCTCCGAAAAATACAACAAGAATATTTACCTAAAAAATATCCAGAACTTAAAGTGTTAGGGGTAATACGGCCCCTGGCTGAGGCTGCCGCTCAACACAAAGATTTTAACCGCATTGGCGTTATTGGCACCAGTTCAACCGTTGCTTCTAAATCCTACATCAAAGAATTAAAACATCTCAAACCTAGCTTACTGGTCTACCAACAGGCAGCGCCATTGCTAGTGCCTCTTATTGAAGAAGGCTGGATCCATAAGAATGAAACTACCAGCATCTTGCAAAAATATTTAAAAAACCTAAAAAATAAAAAAATTGAGATGTTGATTTTGGCCTGCACCCACTACCCGATCTTGATTAAAGACATCCGTAAAATTATGGATAAAAAATGTTTTGTACCTGACCCCGGGGTAATCGTAGCTAAAAGCCTAAAAACATATCTGCAAAAACACCCCGAATTAAAACTTGATAAAAATAAGAAGGCGGGCAGATATTTCTATACCTCTGATGATCCGAAAAAATTTTTAATTCTAGGCAAGAGATTCCTCCCCCGGGAGATGAAATCAGCCGAAAAGCTAAGCTGGTAA
- the murD gene encoding UDP-N-acetylmuramoyl-L-alanine--D-glutamate ligase translates to MSRQKNKAKDAIKIAFLGFGLENRAVMNFFLKNKFDGEMTVCDRRDLKTLKAIMPPPPQIKYLLGKKYNQNLDNYNILFRSPGWPLFCPGIQKAVKSKKVFITSAMNLFFALCPTNNIIGVTGTKGKGTTSSLIYKILKKAGKKVYLGGNIGLAPFAFLPKLKKNDWVILELSSFQLEDLGYSPKIAVITNLFPEHLAPADPLNPNYHLSLKSYYKAKFNIARHQGTQDYLVFNKKFKDILDKEKGLKSKIKYFTSNKLPSRLAATYNQENIDAAVTVANILKIKPSFISQAVKDFHPLEHRLELLKEKNGIKYYDNSFATTPESTEMDLKSFKRSIILLAGGADKGANFSNLAQTIKKTVKFLILFPGAGTVRLKSALKKAKFPTQKIWEAANMSQAVKEANKQAKNGDIVLLSTACASFGLFKNYKDRGQQFKNYVKKFS, encoded by the coding sequence ATGTCTAGACAAAAAAACAAAGCCAAAGATGCTATAAAAATCGCCTTTTTAGGATTTGGCTTAGAAAATCGAGCTGTAATGAATTTTTTTTTGAAAAATAAGTTTGATGGGGAAATGACTGTTTGTGACCGTCGCGATCTAAAGACCCTTAAAGCTATAATGCCCCCGCCTCCTCAGATAAAATATCTCCTAGGAAAAAAATATAACCAGAATCTGGATAATTATAATATACTATTCCGTTCTCCGGGCTGGCCACTATTCTGCCCCGGCATACAGAAAGCTGTAAAAAGCAAAAAGGTTTTTATAACCAGCGCCATGAACCTCTTCTTTGCTTTATGTCCGACAAATAACATCATCGGCGTGACCGGCACTAAGGGCAAAGGTACCACCAGCAGCTTAATTTATAAAATTCTAAAAAAAGCTGGCAAGAAGGTTTATCTGGGGGGCAATATTGGCTTAGCGCCATTTGCCTTCTTACCTAAATTAAAAAAGAATGATTGGGTGATTTTGGAGCTATCCAGCTTTCAGTTAGAAGATTTGGGATATAGTCCAAAGATTGCCGTCATCACTAATCTTTTTCCAGAACACCTAGCTCCAGCCGACCCACTGAATCCCAACTATCACCTTTCTTTAAAGAGTTACTACAAGGCAAAATTTAATATTGCTAGACACCAAGGTACGCAAGATTATCTGGTATTCAATAAAAAATTTAAGGATATTTTAGACAAAGAGAAGGGTCTTAAAAGTAAAATTAAATATTTTACTAGCAACAAACTACCAAGCCGCTTAGCGGCCACTTACAATCAAGAAAATATCGATGCGGCTGTCACTGTGGCTAATATCTTAAAAATTAAGCCATCATTCATTAGCCAAGCCGTGAAAGACTTTCACCCCTTAGAACATCGACTAGAATTACTTAAAGAAAAAAATGGCATTAAATATTACGACAATAGCTTTGCCACTACTCCGGAAAGCACAGAAATGGATTTAAAATCTTTTAAAAGATCTATTATCTTGCTAGCGGGAGGAGCGGATAAGGGGGCGAATTTTTCCAATTTAGCCCAGACCATAAAAAAAACGGTTAAATTCTTAATTCTATTCCCAGGAGCCGGCACCGTCAGACTTAAATCAGCTTTAAAAAAAGCCAAATTCCCTACACAGAAAATCTGGGAAGCGGCTAACATGTCTCAAGCCGTCAAAGAAGCTAATAAGCAGGCCAAAAATGGAGATATTGTCCTACTATCAACCGCCTGCGCTAGCTTTGGTTTATTTAAAAACTATAAAGACCGTGGACAACAATTTAAAAACTATGTTAAAAAATTCAGTTAA